Proteins encoded by one window of Synechococcus sp. MVIR-18-1:
- a CDS encoding NAD(P)H-quinone oxidoreductase subunit M, which translates to MADTLLKSTTRHVRLFTARVNDGRLIPDPNQLTLDLDPDNEFLWNDSCVQTVQQRFRELVDAHAGQPLNDYNLRRIGSELEGTIRQLLQAGQLSYNPDCRVLNYSMGLPRTPELL; encoded by the coding sequence ATGGCCGACACCCTGCTGAAGAGCACCACTCGCCACGTGCGCCTGTTCACAGCTCGCGTGAATGACGGGCGGCTCATACCAGACCCCAATCAGCTCACTCTCGACCTGGATCCAGACAATGAATTCCTATGGAACGACAGCTGCGTTCAAACCGTTCAACAACGCTTCCGTGAGCTAGTTGACGCCCATGCCGGCCAGCCTCTGAACGATTACAACCTCCGACGGATCGGCTCTGAATTAGAAGGAACGATTCGCCAGCTCCTTCAGGCAGGCCAGCTGAGCTACAACCCTGATTGCCGGGTTCTGAATTACTCCATGGGCCTGCCCCGCACACCTGAACTGCTGTGA
- a CDS encoding DUF3172 domain-containing protein, producing MSRSPYDRPRGGNPRRPDERRGARYSPPPQGNNDGGDGGGRFNTTRIAVLAGVLVVGIGIGSAVTSTTGGDQGNIASSQQLDMAVPDPEFCRQWGASAFVMDIEMYTTLNPSSSFVTQPTLQPGCVIRRENWSVLRKEGAVTAAQERQCKQRMNTFAYIGSVRDKPVVRCVYQTDITQNKFLTKGIADDTVGITPEADQF from the coding sequence GTGAGCCGCTCCCCCTACGACCGTCCACGGGGCGGAAATCCACGTCGGCCTGATGAGCGAAGAGGAGCTCGGTACAGCCCCCCTCCACAGGGCAACAACGATGGTGGCGATGGAGGAGGTCGTTTCAACACCACCAGGATTGCTGTGCTCGCCGGAGTTTTGGTGGTGGGGATCGGCATTGGCAGTGCCGTCACGAGCACCACAGGGGGCGATCAAGGCAACATCGCCAGCAGCCAACAGTTGGATATGGCGGTGCCTGATCCGGAGTTTTGCAGGCAGTGGGGAGCGAGTGCTTTTGTGATGGACATAGAGATGTACACCACACTCAACCCATCCAGCAGCTTTGTCACACAGCCCACCCTCCAGCCTGGCTGCGTGATTCGCCGAGAAAACTGGTCTGTTTTACGCAAAGAAGGTGCCGTCACCGCTGCTCAGGAAAGGCAGTGCAAACAGAGAATGAACACCTTCGCTTACATCGGATCCGTGAGGGACAAACCCGTCGTTCGCTGTGTTTATCAAACCGATATCACACAAAACAAATTTCTGACCAAAGGGATCGCCGACGACACCGTTGGAATCACGCCGGAAGCTGATCAGTTTTAG
- a CDS encoding LysR family transcriptional regulator: MADLPFTLDQLRILRAIVSEGSFKKAADSLYVTQPAVSLQIQNLEKQLEVSLFDRGGRKAQLTEAGHLLLSYCDRILSQCHEACRALDDLHNLKGGSLVVGASQTTGTYLMPRMIGLFRQKFPDVAVQLHVHSTRRTGWSVANGQIDLAIIGGELPAELNELLQVVPYASDELALVLPVKHPLARLPELSKEDLYRLGFVCLDAQSTTRKMVDQLLSRSGLDVQRLRIEMELNSLEAIKNAVQSGLGAAFLPVVSIERELTAGSLHKPSVVGLQVRRQLRLITHPARYCSRAAEAFRCDVLPVFASADSPLRQPRTAAIGTEPLVAELDSP, encoded by the coding sequence ATGGCCGATCTGCCTTTCACACTGGATCAGCTGCGCATCCTTCGCGCCATCGTGAGCGAAGGCAGCTTTAAAAAAGCTGCCGATAGTCTTTACGTCACGCAGCCAGCGGTCAGTTTGCAGATCCAGAACCTGGAGAAGCAACTTGAGGTGTCCTTGTTTGATCGAGGCGGTCGCAAGGCTCAGCTCACAGAAGCCGGTCACTTGCTTCTGAGTTACTGCGACCGAATTCTGAGTCAATGCCATGAGGCATGTCGTGCTTTGGATGACTTGCATAACTTGAAGGGCGGATCTCTCGTGGTGGGTGCAAGCCAAACCACGGGGACCTATTTAATGCCCCGAATGATTGGTCTGTTTCGGCAAAAATTTCCGGATGTGGCAGTGCAGCTGCATGTTCACAGCACGAGACGAACGGGCTGGAGCGTGGCGAATGGTCAGATCGATTTAGCGATCATCGGCGGTGAATTACCTGCTGAGTTGAATGAGTTGCTTCAGGTGGTTCCTTACGCAAGTGATGAATTGGCACTTGTGCTTCCTGTGAAACATCCCCTGGCTCGCTTGCCAGAACTCAGCAAGGAAGATCTGTATCGATTGGGTTTTGTTTGTTTAGATGCTCAGTCCACCACTCGGAAAATGGTGGACCAGCTCCTGTCTCGTTCTGGTTTGGATGTGCAGAGGTTGAGGATTGAGATGGAGCTCAATTCCCTTGAGGCCATCAAAAATGCTGTGCAATCGGGTTTGGGAGCTGCTTTCCTTCCTGTGGTTTCGATTGAGCGGGAGCTCACAGCAGGCAGTTTGCACAAGCCATCAGTGGTGGGCTTGCAGGTGCGGCGCCAATTAAGGCTGATTACCCATCCCGCTCGCTACTGCTCTCGGGCTGCAGAAGCATTTCGCTGCGACGTTTTGCCGGTGTTTGCCAGCGCCGATAGTCCTTTGCGTCAGCCAAGGACTGCGGCCATAGGGACAGAGCCCTTGGTCGCAGAGCTCGACTCTCCCTAA
- a CDS encoding NnrU family protein, with protein MHQSSLVMLLLLLVFAVIHSGGAALRTRAEAKIGARAWRVLFAALSIPSAIVVIGYFLAHRYDGIRLWNLQGVPGLVPVIWVLTAISFLFLYPATYNLLEIPAVLKPQVRLYATGIIRISRHPQAVGQVLWCFSHALWIGSSFMVVTCIGLIGHHLFSVWHGDRRLQARFGDDFLKLKQSTSVLPFAAVLDGRQTLVWSEFLRPAQLGIAIAVGVFWWAHRFISLGSIAFLHSRLEGLLS; from the coding sequence ATGCATCAGTCCAGCTTGGTGATGCTGTTGCTGCTCTTGGTTTTCGCTGTCATTCACAGCGGTGGGGCTGCCCTTCGCACTCGCGCTGAAGCCAAAATCGGGGCCAGAGCCTGGCGCGTATTGTTCGCCGCCTTGAGCATTCCCTCAGCGATTGTCGTGATCGGCTATTTCCTTGCCCATCGGTATGACGGCATCAGGCTCTGGAATCTTCAAGGTGTACCTGGCTTGGTACCAGTGATCTGGGTGCTAACGGCCATCAGTTTTCTGTTCCTGTATCCAGCCACTTACAACCTGCTTGAGATTCCCGCTGTCCTGAAGCCGCAAGTGCGTCTCTATGCCACCGGGATCATCCGGATTAGCCGACACCCTCAGGCCGTTGGTCAGGTTCTCTGGTGCTTTAGCCATGCCCTTTGGATCGGAAGCAGCTTCATGGTCGTGACCTGCATCGGCCTGATCGGACATCACCTTTTTTCGGTGTGGCATGGAGACCGACGCCTACAGGCTCGATTTGGTGATGACTTCTTAAAGCTGAAACAAAGCACCTCTGTGCTGCCTTTTGCAGCTGTTTTAGATGGACGCCAGACCCTGGTTTGGAGTGAGTTTCTGCGGCCTGCACAACTCGGCATCGCGATCGCCGTGGGAGTTTTTTGGTGGGCTCATCGCTTTATCTCCTTAGGAAGCATCGCGTTCCTTCACTCACGACTTGAAGGGCTTTTGAGCTGA
- a CDS encoding NAD(P)H-quinone oxidoreductase subunit 5: protein MPSAADFAWLIPVLPLVGALITGLGLISFNRTINRLKKPVALLLISCIGAAAVISYAVLFEQLGGAPPAEHLFIWASAGDFSLPMGYVVDPLAAVMLALVTTVALLVMIYSHGYMAHDKGYVRFFTYLAIFSSSMLGLVVSPNLLEIYVFWELVGMASYLLVGFWYDREGAAHAAQKAFVVNRVGDFGLLLGILGLYWATGSFGFQGIADGLSAAVSSGVVPGWAALALCLFVFMGPMAKSAQFPLHVWLPDAMEGPTPISALIHAATMVAAGVFLVARLEPLYSQFPAVGTFIAVIGTITCFLGASIALTQMDLKKGLAYSTVSQLGYMMLAMGCGAPVAGMFHLVTHAFFKAMLFLGSGSVIHAMEDVVGHEPVLAQDMRLMGGLRKKMPITAITFLIGCVAISGIPPLAGFWSKDEILGQAFNSFPLLWAVGFATAGMTAFYMFRLYFLTFEGEFRGNDSALQQELMAASGKNVEEGHDHHAAGSVHESPWSMTLPLAVLAVPSALIGLLGTPWNSRFAGLLNPEEAAEMAEHFSWGEFLPLAGASVAISVTGLTVAVLAYALRRIDLGELVAARFPTINAFLANKWYLDAINEKLFVRSSRKLAREVLEVDAKVVDGVVNLTGLLTLGSGEGLKYFETGRAQFYALIVFGGVIALVVLFGALG from the coding sequence ATGCCTTCGGCTGCCGATTTTGCCTGGCTGATCCCAGTGCTCCCTCTCGTTGGGGCATTGATCACAGGGCTTGGTCTGATTAGCTTCAATCGCACCATCAACCGGCTTAAAAAACCCGTTGCCTTGCTGCTGATCAGCTGCATTGGAGCTGCAGCGGTCATTAGCTATGCCGTTCTGTTCGAGCAGTTGGGTGGAGCACCCCCCGCAGAGCATCTGTTCATTTGGGCGAGTGCTGGAGACTTCAGCCTTCCGATGGGGTACGTCGTCGACCCTCTTGCAGCTGTGATGCTCGCCTTGGTGACAACGGTGGCGCTGCTGGTGATGATTTATTCCCACGGCTACATGGCCCACGACAAGGGCTATGTGCGCTTCTTCACCTATCTAGCCATCTTCAGCAGCTCCATGTTGGGGCTCGTGGTGAGCCCCAATCTTCTGGAGATCTATGTGTTCTGGGAGCTGGTGGGGATGGCGTCCTACCTCCTGGTTGGCTTCTGGTACGACCGCGAAGGCGCCGCTCATGCAGCCCAGAAAGCGTTTGTCGTGAATCGCGTTGGCGATTTCGGACTTCTGCTCGGCATTCTTGGGCTCTATTGGGCCACCGGAAGCTTTGGATTCCAAGGCATTGCCGATGGATTATCAGCAGCGGTCAGCAGTGGAGTGGTGCCTGGATGGGCAGCGCTCGCTCTCTGCCTGTTCGTGTTTATGGGGCCAATGGCCAAGTCGGCCCAATTTCCTCTCCATGTTTGGCTGCCTGATGCCATGGAAGGTCCTACACCGATCTCTGCTTTGATCCACGCGGCCACCATGGTCGCTGCAGGCGTTTTCCTTGTTGCCAGGCTGGAACCTCTGTATAGCCAGTTCCCGGCTGTGGGCACGTTCATCGCCGTGATTGGAACGATCACTTGCTTCTTAGGCGCCTCCATTGCTCTGACCCAGATGGATCTCAAAAAGGGGCTTGCTTACAGCACTGTGTCGCAGTTGGGATACATGATGCTGGCCATGGGTTGCGGCGCTCCCGTTGCTGGCATGTTCCACCTGGTGACCCATGCCTTTTTCAAAGCGATGTTGTTCCTTGGCTCTGGATCTGTGATCCACGCCATGGAGGATGTGGTGGGTCACGAACCTGTCCTCGCCCAAGACATGCGACTGATGGGCGGACTTCGCAAAAAGATGCCGATTACGGCCATCACCTTCTTAATCGGTTGTGTTGCCATTAGTGGCATCCCACCCCTAGCTGGCTTCTGGAGCAAGGACGAGATCCTTGGCCAAGCCTTCAACAGTTTCCCGTTGCTCTGGGCAGTTGGCTTTGCCACTGCGGGCATGACCGCCTTTTATATGTTCCGCCTCTACTTCCTCACCTTTGAAGGTGAGTTCCGAGGCAATGATTCAGCTCTGCAACAAGAACTCATGGCTGCCTCCGGCAAGAACGTCGAAGAGGGTCATGATCACCATGCCGCCGGAAGTGTCCATGAGTCGCCGTGGTCGATGACCCTTCCGCTCGCTGTTCTCGCGGTTCCCTCAGCCCTGATCGGCTTGCTTGGAACACCCTGGAACAGTCGCTTTGCTGGGCTGCTGAATCCCGAAGAGGCAGCGGAAATGGCCGAACATTTCAGCTGGGGAGAATTCCTTCCGCTCGCAGGCGCCTCCGTCGCCATTTCAGTCACCGGCCTAACAGTGGCCGTCCTCGCCTATGCACTGCGCCGCATCGACCTTGGCGAACTGGTTGCCGCTCGCTTCCCAACCATCAACGCCTTCTTGGCAAACAAGTGGTACCTAGATGCCATTAACGAGAAATTGTTCGTTCGCAGCAGCCGCAAGTTGGCCCGTGAAGTCCTGGAAGTGGATGCAAAGGTTGTGGACGGGGTGGTGAATCTCACCGGTCTGCTCACCCTTGGTAGTGGCGAAGGTCTCAAATACTTCGAGACCGGCAGAGCCCAGTTCTATGCCCTCATTGTGTTTGGTGGAGTGATTGCCTTAGTGGTCCTCTTCGGGGCCCTGGGCTGA
- a CDS encoding NAD(P)H-quinone oxidoreductase subunit 4, producing the protein MLEFAVSAPFDPAFDISSGIVPATFPWLSLSILFPIVGAFIVPFVPDEGDGKQVRWFALGIALTTFLITAAAYLTGYDPSYSGLQLSERVSWLPNLGLTWAVGADGLSMPLILLTSFITALAVLAAWPVTFKPKLFFFLILAMDGGQIAVFAVQDMLLFFLAWELELLPVYLLLAIWGGKKRQYAATKFILYTAGSSLFILLAALAMGFFGGGVPNFEYSVLAQKGFSTGFELLCYAGLLIAFGVKLPIVPLHTWLPDAHGEATAPVHMLLAGILLKMGGYALMRFNAEILPGAHAQFAPLLVVLGVVNIIYAALTSFAQRNLKRKIAYSSISHMGFVLIGIGSFSELGTSGAMLQMISHGLIGASLFFLVGATYDRTHTLQLDEMGGIGQKMRIMFALWTVCCLASLALPGMSGFVSELMVFTGFATDEAYTLSFRIVIDGLAAIGVILTPIYLLSMLREIFFGKENSELVSHSNLVDAEPREVYIIGCLLVPIIGIGLYPKLMTDSYSNTISALVKRDVDAMERIKRPTAPLIRSTSLVPALFSAPKLTEATQPIS; encoded by the coding sequence GTGCTCGAGTTTGCCGTTAGTGCACCGTTTGATCCGGCATTCGACATCTCAAGCGGTATCGTTCCGGCCACGTTCCCCTGGTTGAGCCTTTCGATCCTGTTCCCCATCGTTGGGGCCTTCATCGTTCCATTCGTGCCAGACGAGGGTGATGGCAAACAAGTGCGCTGGTTTGCGCTCGGTATTGCCCTCACCACCTTCCTCATCACTGCTGCGGCCTATCTCACGGGATATGACCCCAGTTACAGCGGACTCCAACTGTCGGAACGGGTGAGCTGGCTGCCCAATCTTGGGCTCACATGGGCTGTCGGGGCTGATGGCCTCTCGATGCCGCTGATCCTGCTCACAAGCTTCATCACAGCCTTGGCGGTTCTGGCCGCCTGGCCTGTGACCTTTAAACCCAAGCTGTTCTTCTTCTTGATCCTGGCGATGGATGGCGGCCAAATTGCCGTCTTCGCTGTCCAAGACATGCTGCTTTTCTTCCTCGCCTGGGAACTAGAGCTGCTTCCGGTTTATCTCTTATTGGCCATCTGGGGCGGAAAGAAACGTCAATACGCGGCTACAAAGTTCATTCTCTACACAGCTGGCAGCTCACTGTTCATCCTCTTGGCGGCCCTGGCCATGGGCTTTTTTGGCGGTGGAGTGCCCAATTTTGAATACAGCGTTTTAGCCCAAAAGGGATTCAGCACTGGATTTGAGCTGCTCTGTTACGCGGGGTTGTTGATTGCATTCGGGGTGAAATTACCGATTGTTCCCCTCCACACCTGGCTTCCTGATGCCCATGGGGAGGCCACCGCACCAGTACACATGTTGCTGGCAGGCATTTTGCTCAAAATGGGTGGCTATGCATTGATGCGCTTTAACGCCGAAATCCTGCCCGGAGCACATGCCCAATTCGCACCCCTTCTGGTGGTGCTGGGAGTCGTAAACATCATTTACGCAGCGCTCACATCCTTCGCGCAACGCAACCTCAAACGCAAGATCGCTTATAGCTCCATCAGCCATATGGGCTTCGTGCTGATTGGCATTGGCAGCTTCAGCGAGTTAGGGACGAGTGGCGCCATGCTTCAGATGATCAGTCATGGACTGATCGGAGCCAGTCTGTTCTTTCTTGTGGGTGCCACCTACGACCGTACCCACACCCTCCAGCTGGATGAAATGGGTGGCATTGGCCAAAAAATGCGCATCATGTTTGCCCTCTGGACTGTTTGCTGCCTCGCCTCCCTCGCCCTGCCTGGCATGAGCGGATTCGTCAGCGAGCTGATGGTGTTCACAGGCTTTGCCACCGATGAGGCTTACACCCTCAGCTTCCGCATCGTGATTGATGGGTTAGCTGCCATCGGGGTGATCCTGACTCCGATCTACCTGCTGTCGATGTTGAGAGAGATCTTTTTCGGGAAAGAAAACAGTGAACTGGTGTCTCACTCCAATCTTGTGGATGCTGAGCCCAGGGAGGTCTACATCATTGGTTGCCTGCTCGTTCCAATCATTGGGATCGGGCTCTATCCAAAACTGATGACTGACAGCTACAGCAATACGATCTCAGCTCTTGTGAAGCGGGACGTCGATGCGATGGAAAGGATCAAACGACCAACAGCACCTTTAATCCGCAGCACTTCCCTTGTGCCAGCGCTGTTCTCAGCACCAAAACTGACAGAGGCCACCCAGCCCATCTCGTAA
- a CDS encoding lipopolysaccharide assembly protein LapA domain-containing protein, giving the protein MRQINFSLIFIFGLGTVFFTLENTNPTTVNVLPWMHYTLPLAALLLLSAGIGAAAAWLFASWSGMLNTVERLGKATDFEAQQVRIQELETDLDRYRSTVQTQLGLLPSANAESTSSSTVNPTVDIDSQS; this is encoded by the coding sequence ATGCGTCAGATCAATTTCAGTCTGATTTTCATCTTCGGACTCGGCACGGTGTTTTTCACGTTGGAAAACACCAACCCCACCACGGTCAACGTTTTGCCGTGGATGCACTACACCTTGCCTCTGGCCGCCCTGCTGCTGCTATCGGCGGGCATCGGAGCTGCTGCTGCCTGGCTTTTTGCAAGCTGGAGCGGAATGCTCAACACGGTGGAACGCTTAGGCAAAGCCACTGACTTCGAAGCCCAGCAGGTTCGCATTCAAGAGCTGGAAACCGACCTCGATCGCTACCGCTCAACGGTGCAGACCCAATTAGGGCTCCTGCCCTCAGCCAACGCTGAATCGACCTCAAGCTCAACGGTGAATCCGACCGTCGACATCGATTCCCAGTCCTAA
- a CDS encoding segregation/condensation protein A, producing MSDAGLTSKADAGARLAIRLLQDAAQSGTLDPWDVDVISVVDGFLDQLRQRIEVPRRVAAQLGQQGGSYERDLAESSEAFLAASVLVGLKAEVLEASTLPPEPMLEDAFDADLMEQGWLDPRFNLPRHPERHLLRRPVAPPPLRRPVTLGELIEQLETIAEQLETDELDMRRRQRQKRFSNREAIAQVAALAHREKLPETTAALGIFLKGWEQALHWIDFEFLVSRWAEAAEPDLDTDRVGVFWALLFLSSQSQVELEQVGSLHAPIRLKRLLVAGEITQLPIKSLEVPDITPTLPAIAA from the coding sequence GTGTCTGATGCCGGCCTGACCTCGAAAGCTGATGCCGGCGCCCGTCTCGCGATCCGTCTTCTTCAGGACGCCGCCCAAAGCGGCACTCTCGATCCATGGGATGTGGACGTTATTTCGGTCGTAGACGGATTCTTAGATCAACTCAGACAACGCATCGAAGTTCCTAGACGCGTTGCCGCTCAGCTGGGCCAACAGGGAGGCAGCTACGAGCGTGATTTAGCCGAGAGCAGCGAAGCCTTTCTCGCTGCTTCCGTGTTGGTGGGGCTTAAAGCAGAAGTGCTTGAAGCCAGCACTCTCCCTCCAGAACCAATGCTGGAAGACGCCTTCGACGCTGACTTGATGGAGCAGGGTTGGCTGGATCCCCGCTTCAATTTGCCCAGACACCCTGAACGCCACCTTCTAAGGCGTCCTGTTGCTCCACCTCCCCTAAGGCGGCCCGTCACCCTTGGGGAACTGATCGAACAGTTGGAGACCATTGCCGAGCAATTAGAGACAGACGAACTAGACATGCGCCGGCGGCAGCGGCAAAAGCGCTTCAGCAATCGCGAGGCGATCGCCCAAGTAGCGGCGTTGGCTCACCGAGAAAAACTCCCTGAAACCACCGCAGCCTTAGGAATTTTCTTGAAAGGATGGGAGCAGGCCTTGCACTGGATTGATTTCGAGTTTCTTGTCAGCCGCTGGGCAGAGGCGGCTGAACCTGACCTGGACACCGACCGCGTCGGGGTGTTTTGGGCCCTTTTATTTCTGTCCTCTCAGAGTCAGGTGGAACTAGAGCAAGTGGGCTCGCTGCATGCACCCATTCGTTTAAAACGACTGCTCGTTGCCGGTGAAATCACTCAGTTGCCGATCAAAAGTCTGGAAGTGCCAGATATCACGCCGACCTTGCCCGCGATTGCCGCTTAA
- a CDS encoding NDP-sugar synthase, which produces MKAMILAAGKGTRVQPITHVIPKPMIPILQKPVMEFLLELLKEHGFTEVMVNVSHLAEEIENYFRDGQRFGVEIAYSFEGSIQDGELIGDALGSAGGLKKIQDFQTFFDDTFVVLCGDALIDLDLTEAVRRHRAKGALASLVTKTVPKDQVSSYGVVVSDDDGKIQAFQEKPNVEEALSDTINTGIYLFEPEIFEHIPSGTSFDIGADLFPALVKQGAPFYALPMDFEWVDIGKVPDYWQAIRSVLQGDVRQVGVPGKEVKPGVFTGLNVAANWDKINVEGPIYVGGMTKIEDGASLIGPTMIGPSCYICEGATIDNSIIFDYSRIGAGVQLVEKLVFGRYCVDKEGDHIDLQEAALDWLITDARRQDLVEPSPQQKAMAELLGTDLTQAS; this is translated from the coding sequence ATGAAGGCCATGATCCTGGCCGCAGGCAAGGGAACCCGGGTACAGCCGATCACGCATGTGATCCCGAAACCGATGATTCCGATCCTGCAGAAACCGGTGATGGAGTTCCTGCTGGAGCTCCTCAAAGAACATGGTTTCACTGAGGTCATGGTCAACGTGTCTCACTTGGCCGAGGAAATAGAGAATTATTTCCGCGATGGCCAGCGCTTCGGGGTTGAAATCGCCTACAGCTTCGAAGGCAGTATTCAAGATGGTGAACTGATCGGAGACGCCCTGGGGTCTGCGGGAGGCCTCAAAAAAATCCAAGATTTTCAGACCTTTTTTGACGACACCTTTGTGGTGTTATGTGGCGACGCTCTGATCGACCTCGACCTCACCGAGGCCGTTAGGCGTCATCGTGCCAAAGGGGCTCTTGCCAGTCTTGTCACCAAAACGGTCCCCAAGGATCAGGTGAGCAGTTATGGCGTGGTAGTAAGTGATGACGACGGCAAAATCCAAGCTTTCCAAGAGAAGCCAAATGTTGAAGAAGCTTTAAGCGACACGATTAACACCGGTATCTATCTGTTCGAACCTGAGATTTTTGAGCACATTCCCTCAGGGACATCCTTCGACATCGGAGCTGATCTATTCCCCGCTTTAGTGAAGCAAGGGGCTCCTTTTTATGCGCTGCCCATGGATTTTGAATGGGTCGACATTGGCAAAGTGCCTGATTACTGGCAAGCCATTCGCAGCGTTCTCCAAGGAGACGTTCGCCAAGTTGGCGTCCCTGGGAAAGAGGTCAAGCCTGGGGTCTTTACGGGCCTAAACGTGGCGGCCAACTGGGACAAAATCAACGTTGAAGGCCCGATCTACGTGGGAGGAATGACCAAAATTGAGGATGGTGCCTCATTGATCGGTCCCACGATGATTGGACCAAGTTGCTACATCTGCGAAGGCGCAACAATCGACAACTCGATCATTTTTGATTACTCCAGGATCGGGGCAGGCGTGCAATTAGTCGAGAAACTTGTGTTTGGCCGCTATTGCGTTGACAAAGAAGGCGATCACATTGATCTCCAAGAAGCGGCACTTGATTGGTTGATCACGGATGCACGTCGCCAGGACTTGGTGGAGCCTTCTCCTCAACAGAAAGCTATGGCAGAACTGCTAGGCACCGATCTCACCCAGGCAAGCTGA
- a CDS encoding methylenetetrahydrofolate reductase, with the protein MSSALQSSLEAGTVTITAEVMPPRGGDPSHALEMARVLKGHVHAVNVTDGSRAVMRMSSLALARLLLDEGIEPVLQMACRDRNRIAIQADLLGAHALGIRNLLCLTGDPVRAGDQPKARPVNELESVRLLQQVTSFNRGDDPVKGQLADGATDIFAGAAADPQCASWSGLVRRMQRKKAAGARFIQTQMVMDAAVLERFCREIAEPMQLPVLAGVFLLKSARNASFINRMVPGACIPENLIARLKAAADPAAEGIQIAAEQVQQYLGVAQGVHLMAIKAEERIPAILKQAGVSLPG; encoded by the coding sequence TTGAGTTCAGCGCTGCAAAGCAGCCTCGAGGCTGGGACCGTCACCATTACGGCTGAAGTGATGCCTCCACGGGGTGGAGACCCATCCCATGCTCTCGAGATGGCAAGGGTCTTAAAAGGTCATGTCCATGCCGTCAATGTCACGGATGGCAGTCGAGCGGTCATGCGGATGAGCAGTCTTGCGCTGGCTCGCCTCCTGTTGGACGAGGGCATCGAGCCCGTACTGCAGATGGCCTGTCGCGATCGCAATCGCATAGCGATTCAAGCTGATCTCTTGGGTGCCCATGCTTTGGGGATTCGCAATCTTCTTTGCCTCACAGGTGACCCTGTTCGTGCTGGTGATCAGCCCAAAGCACGTCCTGTGAATGAACTGGAATCCGTGCGATTGCTACAGCAGGTCACGAGCTTCAATCGGGGCGATGATCCGGTGAAGGGTCAGCTTGCCGATGGCGCGACCGACATCTTCGCTGGAGCGGCTGCTGATCCCCAGTGTGCGAGCTGGTCGGGCTTGGTACGACGCATGCAGCGAAAAAAAGCTGCAGGAGCACGTTTTATTCAGACGCAGATGGTGATGGATGCTGCGGTTTTGGAGCGGTTTTGCCGTGAGATAGCCGAACCCATGCAGCTTCCAGTCCTCGCTGGTGTGTTCTTGCTGAAGTCGGCGCGCAATGCAAGTTTCATCAATCGGATGGTTCCTGGTGCTTGCATTCCCGAGAACCTGATCGCCCGATTAAAGGCCGCAGCAGACCCTGCGGCAGAGGGAATCCAAATTGCCGCTGAGCAGGTTCAGCAATACCTAGGAGTGGCTCAAGGCGTTCATTTAATGGCCATCAAGGCAGAGGAACGCATCCCAGCGATTTTGAAACAAGCTGGCGTCAGCTTGCCTGGGTGA
- a CDS encoding helix-turn-helix transcriptional regulator — translation MTVSLSSREIEIIELVAEGLTNQEIAERLTISKRTVDNHVSNVFTKTGSKNRVALLNWAMDHGKICRDGFNCCVLPPDSSDET, via the coding sequence ATGACTGTTTCCCTCTCCAGCCGCGAAATCGAGATCATCGAACTGGTGGCCGAAGGGCTGACCAATCAAGAGATCGCTGAACGACTAACGATCAGCAAGCGCACGGTCGACAACCACGTCAGCAACGTGTTCACGAAAACCGGCTCAAAGAATCGAGTGGCCCTGTTGAACTGGGCGATGGATCACGGGAAAATTTGTCGAGACGGCTTTAATTGCTGTGTCCTTCCCCCTGATTCCTCCGACGAGACCTAA
- a CDS encoding CYTH domain-containing protein, whose translation MALEIERRFLVANSGWRLLAGPPQALRQGYLSASPDGFTVRMRLRADGRAWLTLKAPAAGIARHEFEYDIPERDAEELWALTPHRVVKTRYCLQQEGGDWVVDCFEGSNSPLILAEVELETPDSPLTIPDWCGVEITGDQRWSNAALACQPLSMWPKDWIDQYRLQT comes from the coding sequence ATGGCATTGGAGATTGAACGGCGCTTCCTGGTTGCAAATTCCGGTTGGCGTCTTCTGGCGGGACCCCCGCAAGCGCTACGACAGGGATATTTGTCCGCCTCGCCCGATGGATTCACTGTTCGCATGCGCTTGCGCGCAGATGGCAGGGCATGGCTGACGTTGAAGGCTCCTGCCGCCGGGATTGCTCGCCATGAATTCGAATACGACATTCCGGAGAGGGATGCGGAGGAGCTTTGGGCACTGACGCCCCATCGCGTGGTTAAAACGCGCTACTGCCTTCAACAGGAAGGCGGCGACTGGGTCGTTGATTGCTTTGAAGGAAGTAATTCACCCTTAATCCTGGCTGAGGTTGAGCTCGAGACCCCGGATAGCCCCTTGACCATCCCCGACTGGTGTGGCGTTGAAATTACAGGGGATCAGCGCTGGAGCAATGCAGCACTCGCCTGTCAACCACTTTCCATGTGGCCCAAGGATTGGATTGACCAATATCGCCTCCAAACCTAA